From the genome of Eucalyptus grandis isolate ANBG69807.140 chromosome 2, ASM1654582v1, whole genome shotgun sequence, one region includes:
- the LOC104432287 gene encoding REF/SRPP-like protein At3g05500, which translates to MAESDLNRQQEMTKEEEQRLKYLEFVQVAAVHTALCFVSVYAYAKERSGPLKSGVETVEGTVKTVVGPVYVKFHDVPIEVLKFVDRKIDESVTKIDSRVPPVVKQVSAQAMSAAQQAPVAAQAMAHEVKRAGVVDTASGIAKSVYTKCEPTAKGLYSKYEPKMEKCAVSAWRKLNQLPLVPHVTQVVMPTAAYCTEKYNETVRNTAEKGYKVSNYLPIVPTERIAKVFMGGAPEMQPLLPAGGEADVAAH; encoded by the exons ATGGCCGAAAGCGATCTCAATAGGCAGCAAGAGATG ACCAAGGAAGAGGAGCAGAGGCTGAAGTACCTGGAGTTTGTGCAAGTAGCTGCAGTTCACACTGCGCTGTGCTTCGTGAGCGTCTATGCTTATGCCAAGGAGAGGTCAGGCCCCTTGAAGTCTGGAGTGGAAACTGTCGAGGGAACGGTCAAAACTGTGGTCGGACCCGTTTACGTTAAGTTCCATGATGTCCCAATCGAAGTCCTCAAATTTGTCGACCGCAag ATTGATGAGTCAGTGACCAAGATCGACAGCCGTGTACCACCTGTTGTCAAACAAGTTTCTGCCCAGGCCATGTCTGCGGCTCAGCAGGCTCCTGTGGCAGCTCAAGCCATGGCTCATGAAGTCAAGCGGGCTGGTGTGGTCGACACCGCCTCAGGAATCGCCAAGTCTGTCTACACCAAGTGTGAACCCACCGCTAAGGGGCTGTACTCTAAGTACGAGCCCAAGATGGAGAAGTGTGCTGTGTCGGCTTGGCGCAAGCTCAACCAGCTTCCTCTCGTCCCCCACGTGACTCAAGTCGTCATGCCAACTGCTGCCTATTGCACCGAGAAGTACAATGAGACGGTGCGCAACACTGCGGAGAAAGGGTACAAGGTTTCTAACTACCTCCCCATCGTCCCCACTGAGAGGATTGCGAAGGTGTTCATGGGAGGCGCTCCGGAAATGCAACCGCTGCTCCCTGCTGGAGGCGAAGCAGATGTTGCCGCACATTGA